The following proteins are co-located in the candidate division WOR-3 bacterium genome:
- the groL gene encoding chaperonin GroEL (60 kDa chaperone family; promotes refolding of misfolded polypeptides especially under stressful conditions; forms two stacked rings of heptamers to form a barrel-shaped 14mer; ends can be capped by GroES; misfolded proteins enter the barrel where they are refolded when GroES binds): protein MAAKEIIFEEEGRRALLRGVEKLAKAVKVTLGPAGRNVILEKKFGSPTITKDGVTVAKEIELPDPFENLGAQLVREVASKTSDVAGDGTTTATILAEAIFRNGLKYIASGANAIEIKRGIDAAVEKVVEELKKMSREVQGRKEISEVASISANNDREIGEKIAEAMDKVGKDGVITVEEAKGIETYVEIVEGMQFDRGYISPYFVTNPEKMECVLEEPYILIYDKKISSIRDILPILEKVAQQGRPILVIAEDVEGEALATLVVNKLRGVLQACAVKAPGYGDRRKAMLEDIAILTGGKVISEEAGMKLESAQLSDLGRAKRVVVDKDNTTIVEGYGSKENIKARIAQIKAQIEETKSDYDREKLQERLAKLAGGVAVIYVGAATETEMKEKKARIEDALHATKAAVEEGIVPGGGVAYIRAKKALENLKLEGDKQFGVEIVKQALVEPLKQIAENAGYNGAVIAEKVEQLPETHGFDALTGEFKDMIEAGIIDPTKVERIALQNAASVAGLLLTTEALVTEIKEKKKENVPPAGGGYDEF from the coding sequence ATGGCAGCAAAAGAAATAATTTTTGAAGAAGAGGGTAGAAGGGCATTACTAAGAGGTGTTGAGAAGCTTGCCAAAGCTGTAAAGGTCACCCTTGGCCCTGCTGGAAGAAATGTTATTCTTGAAAAGAAATTCGGATCCCCAACCATAACCAAGGACGGTGTTACCGTTGCCAAGGAAATTGAATTACCAGATCCCTTCGAAAACCTTGGGGCACAGCTTGTAAGGGAAGTAGCTTCCAAAACCTCCGATGTCGCAGGTGATGGTACCACCACTGCAACGATTCTTGCTGAGGCAATTTTCAGAAATGGGCTTAAGTATATAGCTTCTGGTGCTAATGCAATTGAGATCAAGAGAGGAATTGATGCTGCTGTCGAAAAGGTTGTTGAAGAGCTGAAGAAGATGTCTCGTGAGGTTCAGGGCAGGAAGGAGATTTCTGAGGTAGCATCCATTTCTGCTAACAACGACCGGGAGATTGGTGAGAAGATCGCCGAGGCTATGGATAAGGTCGGTAAAGATGGTGTTATCACCGTTGAAGAGGCCAAGGGTATTGAAACATACGTTGAGATCGTCGAAGGTATGCAGTTTGATAGGGGTTACATTTCCCCATACTTCGTAACCAATCCTGAGAAGATGGAGTGCGTCTTAGAGGAACCTTACATCCTGATTTACGATAAGAAGATTTCTTCCATTAGGGATATACTTCCTATCCTTGAAAAAGTTGCTCAGCAGGGTAGGCCTATTCTTGTAATAGCCGAGGATGTTGAAGGCGAGGCCCTTGCCACCCTCGTTGTTAATAAGCTGAGAGGCGTTCTCCAGGCTTGCGCTGTTAAAGCTCCTGGCTATGGCGACAGAAGAAAGGCAATGCTTGAGGATATTGCCATTTTGACGGGTGGGAAAGTGATTTCTGAAGAGGCCGGTATGAAACTTGAGTCTGCACAGCTAAGCGACCTTGGAAGGGCAAAGAGAGTGGTTGTAGATAAAGATAATACAACCATTGTCGAGGGTTACGGTTCCAAGGAAAATATAAAGGCCAGGATCGCACAGATAAAGGCCCAGATTGAAGAGACCAAGTCCGATTACGATAGAGAAAAATTGCAGGAGAGGCTTGCAAAACTCGCCGGTGGTGTTGCTGTTATATATGTCGGTGCCGCTACTGAAACAGAAATGAAAGAAAAGAAGGCAAGGATTGAAGATGCTTTGCATGCGACCAAAGCTGCTGTTGAGGAAGGCATTGTCCCCGGTGGTGGTGTAGCATACATCAGGGCGAAGAAGGCCCTTGAAAATCTTAAGCTTGAAGGCGATAAACAGTTTGGTGTGGAAATTGTAAAACAGGCCCTTGTCGAGCCACTGAAGCAGATTGCGGAAAATGCTGGTTACAATGGTGCGGTTATTGCGGAAAAAGTCGAACAACTGCCTGAAACCCACGGCTTTGATGCCCTGACCGGCGAATTCAAGGATATGATCGAAGCTGGTATTATTGATCCTACGAAGGTTGAAAGGATTGCCTTGCAGAATGCCGCCTCTGTTGCAGGTCTCTTGCTAACCACTGAAGCCCTTGTGACGGAGATCAAAGAAAAGAAGAAAGAGAACGTACCACCAGCAGGCGGCGGATACGACGAGTTCTAA
- the groES gene encoding co-chaperone GroES has translation MKLRPLADRVVIKRIEEEEVKKGGIIIPDTAKEKPQKGEVVAVGPGRLDEKGNRIPLEVKVGDKVLFSKYAGTEVKVGDEEYLVMREDDILCIIEG, from the coding sequence ATGAAGCTGAGACCTCTGGCAGACAGGGTTGTTATCAAAAGAATAGAGGAAGAAGAGGTCAAGAAAGGCGGCATTATAATTCCCGACACAGCAAAAGAAAAGCCCCAGAAGGGGGAGGTTGTTGCTGTTGGTCCTGGAAGGCTCGATGAAAAGGGAAATCGGATTCCTCTTGAAGTAAAGGTTGGTGACAAGGTCCTCTTCTCCAAGTACGCTGGTACCGAGGTTAAAGTAGGCGATGAAGAATACCTCGTTATGAGGGAAGATGATATACTTTGCATCATAGAAGGCTAA
- a CDS encoding CinA family nicotinamide mononucleotide deamidase-related protein translates to MRAIIFNVGNELLRGIFLNSNLQELSKILLESGIPVEKNIVLPDDENLIAEEIQNYLGKIDLLVITGGLGPTHDDVTKEAIASALNLELVFSETLYDSLKEKFKKYNIPETENLKKYALIPKGFEILNNPRGIAPGLKTVVNNTTIILLPGPPPEAKEILSGFLQKLEKANYYWNYIRTFGLKENEILEKCKEELDAVDSGLYPDIRGVDIFLGSKNASLLEQTSQRVVSKLGKNVYATGTKNIEEVIGEKLRKRKLTLSTAESCTGGLLGNLITNVSGSSEYFMGGVVSYSNEAKIKILNVPEEIIRDYGAVSKECAYHMAENVKSLFETDFGISITGIAGPTGGTPQKPVGLVFIGIATKEVAYVFKRIFGGTRIEIKMKSALESLYLLNLILEGTTFPENTFKV, encoded by the coding sequence ATGAGAGCGATAATCTTCAATGTCGGTAACGAGCTTTTAAGGGGCATATTCCTCAATTCAAACCTACAGGAACTATCAAAAATACTCCTGGAAAGCGGCATTCCCGTTGAAAAGAACATAGTATTACCAGACGACGAAAACTTAATAGCCGAAGAAATCCAGAATTACTTAGGCAAAATTGACCTTCTTGTCATCACAGGTGGCTTGGGTCCAACCCACGACGATGTTACGAAAGAGGCAATTGCCAGCGCCCTCAACCTCGAATTAGTTTTCTCTGAGACATTGTATGACTCCCTAAAAGAAAAATTCAAAAAATACAATATACCAGAAACGGAAAATCTAAAAAAATATGCCCTAATTCCAAAAGGTTTTGAAATACTCAATAACCCTCGAGGCATCGCACCAGGCCTAAAAACTGTAGTTAATAATACCACCATAATACTTCTACCAGGTCCACCACCCGAAGCCAAAGAGATTTTGAGCGGATTTCTCCAGAAATTAGAAAAAGCTAACTATTACTGGAACTACATCAGAACCTTTGGATTAAAGGAGAATGAAATTCTCGAAAAATGCAAAGAAGAACTCGACGCGGTAGATTCTGGTCTCTACCCCGATATAAGGGGTGTGGATATATTCTTAGGATCAAAGAATGCCAGTTTGCTCGAACAGACCTCACAACGTGTGGTTTCTAAGCTCGGTAAGAACGTATACGCCACCGGCACCAAAAACATCGAAGAAGTCATCGGAGAAAAATTAAGGAAGAGAAAGCTTACTTTATCAACAGCGGAATCCTGCACAGGGGGACTTTTAGGGAATCTTATAACAAACGTGTCAGGCAGTTCTGAGTATTTCATGGGGGGAGTTGTTTCTTATTCCAACGAAGCTAAAATTAAAATCCTTAATGTACCAGAAGAGATCATAAGAGATTATGGAGCCGTTTCAAAAGAGTGCGCTTATCACATGGCTGAAAATGTTAAGAGCCTCTTCGAAACTGACTTTGGAATTTCAATAACGGGAATCGCAGGACCTACAGGGGGTACACCCCAAAAACCAGTGGGGCTTGTCTTTATCGGAATCGCAACAAAGGAAGTAGCCTATGTATTCAAAAGAATCTTCGGAGGCACACGCATTGAAATAAAAATGAAAAGTGCCTTGGAATCCCTTTACTTATTAAACCTTATTCTTGAGGGAACTACATTCCCGGAAAATACTTTCAAAGTCTGA
- the rsmA gene encoding 16S rRNA (adenine(1518)-N(6)/adenine(1519)-N(6))-dimethyltransferase RsmA translates to MPHRKFSQVFLTDTYILKKLVETAKVKEDEWVLEIGPGKGYLTAELLKAGAKVIAIEIDEELFRYLKGEFVLFLDDRLFLYNADFLKINLKELFEKLGISETKVISNIPYHITTPILEKLIYSRDYFPEIYLTVQREVAERIVAPPGNKVYGSLTVFVNLYYTPSIEFNISRFCFHPVPLVNSAFLKLLRKEEVIDRRDLERFVRRLFEGRRKKIRTLLRAMGCYNPSLEPVFSNYLDKRPEELSISDFESIFRECSSLKNKV, encoded by the coding sequence ATGCCCCATAGAAAATTTTCTCAGGTTTTTCTCACCGACACCTATATTCTCAAGAAACTTGTTGAAACTGCTAAAGTTAAGGAGGATGAGTGGGTACTGGAAATCGGACCAGGAAAGGGATACCTCACAGCGGAGTTATTGAAAGCTGGAGCAAAGGTCATTGCTATTGAAATCGACGAAGAACTTTTCCGCTATTTGAAAGGGGAATTCGTCCTTTTTCTGGATGATAGACTTTTCCTCTACAATGCGGACTTTTTGAAGATTAATTTGAAGGAACTTTTTGAAAAATTAGGAATTTCTGAGACCAAAGTCATTTCTAACATACCCTATCACATAACTACGCCCATACTGGAAAAGTTAATTTACTCGAGAGACTATTTTCCCGAGATTTACCTGACCGTTCAGCGGGAGGTCGCGGAAAGGATTGTTGCACCGCCAGGTAACAAGGTTTACGGTTCTCTTACTGTTTTCGTTAACCTTTACTATACCCCATCTATAGAATTTAACATCTCAAGGTTTTGCTTTCACCCGGTCCCCCTTGTAAACTCGGCATTCTTAAAGCTTTTAAGGAAGGAAGAAGTTATTGATAGGAGAGATCTTGAGAGGTTCGTTCGAAGACTCTTTGAGGGCAGGAGAAAAAAAATAAGGACCCTCTTAAGGGCAATGGGGTGCTATAATCCGTCCTTAGAGCCTGTATTTTCGAATTATTTGGATAAACGGCCAGAGGAGCTATCCATTTCAGACTTTGAAAGTATTTTCCGGGAATGTAGTTCCCTCAAGAATAAGGTTTAA
- the rho gene encoding transcription termination factor Rho: MFEAKELEKKKLSELYEIAKELAIENYEEMRKKELIEKILERQAALNGIKYCEGVLEIIEQEKEGEKGRKSIFGFLRRKEKNYAPSDDDIYVSYATIKSYGLREGDHIVGYAKKLKEGDKSMALTQIERINGRLPDELKSRPQFEELVPFYPTRKFKLELPNENDISMRIVDLFVPIGMGQRGLIVSPPRAGKTVLLQKIANSILKNHRDEVKLIVLLIDERPEEVTDFKRNVDADEIISSTFDMPAERHTKVAEIVLERAKRLVELGENVVILLDSLTRLARAYNVVTPHSGRTLSGGIDSTALVKPKKFFGAARNIEGGGSLTIIATALIETGSKMDEVIFEEFKGTGNMELVLDRRLADRRIFPAIDLNKSGTRREELLLDSEVLKRIWAIRKVLSELDPIDAMQRLQSKMQIFTNNAEFIEHVYDEFVEV, from the coding sequence ATGTTTGAAGCGAAGGAGTTGGAAAAGAAAAAGTTGAGTGAACTTTACGAAATAGCTAAGGAACTTGCCATTGAAAATTATGAAGAGATGAGGAAGAAAGAACTCATTGAGAAAATTCTCGAGCGTCAAGCGGCACTGAATGGTATAAAGTATTGTGAAGGGGTGCTTGAAATCATTGAACAGGAAAAGGAAGGAGAAAAGGGCAGAAAGTCTATTTTTGGATTTCTCCGAAGAAAGGAAAAGAACTACGCTCCCAGTGATGACGACATTTACGTTTCCTACGCTACCATCAAATCATACGGGTTAAGGGAGGGTGATCACATTGTGGGCTATGCCAAAAAACTTAAGGAAGGCGATAAGAGCATGGCCCTTACACAGATCGAAAGAATTAACGGTAGGCTTCCGGATGAATTAAAATCAAGGCCTCAATTTGAAGAATTGGTACCTTTCTATCCTACAAGGAAATTTAAGCTTGAGCTACCTAATGAAAACGATATTTCAATGAGAATTGTTGACCTTTTTGTGCCTATTGGAATGGGGCAGAGGGGTCTTATCGTTTCCCCTCCAAGGGCAGGTAAAACGGTGCTTTTGCAAAAGATAGCCAATTCCATATTGAAGAACCACAGGGATGAGGTCAAGCTCATCGTACTCTTAATTGACGAAAGACCTGAAGAAGTAACAGATTTTAAAAGAAATGTAGATGCAGATGAAATTATAAGTTCTACCTTTGATATGCCGGCAGAGAGGCATACAAAAGTCGCTGAGATCGTCCTTGAGAGGGCAAAAAGGCTGGTGGAATTAGGAGAGAATGTGGTCATTTTGCTTGATTCTTTAACCAGGCTTGCTCGGGCATACAATGTGGTTACTCCCCATTCAGGAAGAACCTTATCTGGTGGTATAGACTCCACTGCCCTTGTTAAGCCAAAGAAGTTTTTCGGTGCTGCAAGGAATATAGAGGGTGGTGGTTCTCTCACAATTATTGCAACCGCTCTAATTGAAACGGGTTCAAAGATGGATGAGGTGATTTTTGAGGAGTTCAAGGGAACAGGAAATATGGAGCTGGTTCTTGACCGTAGGCTCGCGGATAGGAGGATTTTCCCTGCTATAGATCTTAACAAATCGGGTACGAGAAGGGAAGAGCTACTATTGGATAGTGAGGTTTTAAAACGGATATGGGCTATTCGTAAAGTACTCTCAGAGCTGGATCCCATTGATGCCATGCAAAGGCTCCAGAGCAAAATGCAGATCTTTACAAACAATGCCGAGTTTATCGAGCATGTGTACGATGAGTTTGTTGAGGTCTAA
- a CDS encoding HD domain-containing protein, producing the protein MVKLTYQDLLNDEEVVTYIKKADAQLEAMGYTEHGLRHVTWVAKRTGQILESLGYNEDLKRLGEIAGLLHDVGNLVNREHHAQVGAVIAGDLLRRRGLPVEQVTDVMMAIGNHHEEDGFPSSVLSAALILADKADVHRSRVRKMGNIWENLKVDIHDRVNFAATSSKILVDPEKRVITYEIEIDTNIAPVLEFFQIFMSRVMVAHRAAKTLDAVFHLYINNTPMI; encoded by the coding sequence ATGGTTAAACTGACTTATCAAGATTTGCTTAATGACGAAGAAGTTGTTACTTATATAAAAAAAGCGGATGCTCAACTGGAAGCGATGGGCTACACAGAGCATGGACTCAGACACGTAACCTGGGTGGCAAAAAGAACTGGTCAAATTCTCGAGTCACTGGGTTATAATGAGGATCTTAAAAGACTTGGCGAAATTGCCGGACTTCTTCATGATGTAGGGAACCTTGTGAATAGGGAACACCATGCACAGGTTGGGGCTGTGATTGCAGGAGACCTTTTAAGACGCCGAGGGTTACCAGTGGAACAGGTGACCGATGTTATGATGGCGATTGGGAATCACCACGAGGAGGATGGTTTTCCTTCTTCGGTGCTTTCTGCTGCCCTGATACTGGCTGATAAGGCTGACGTCCACAGAAGCAGAGTAAGGAAAATGGGAAATATCTGGGAAAATTTGAAGGTGGATATTCATGACAGAGTCAATTTTGCTGCTACCAGTTCAAAAATCTTAGTAGACCCTGAAAAAAGGGTTATAACCTATGAAATTGAAATTGATACCAACATTGCGCCGGTCTTGGAATTTTTCCAGATTTTTATGTCAAGGGTAATGGTCGCCCATCGGGCAGCTAAGACTCTCGATGCAGTCTTTCATCTTTATATTAATAACACGCCAATGATTTAG
- a CDS encoding geranylgeranylglyceryl/heptaprenylglyceryl phosphate synthase, which translates to MSLYEKLFLEGEKKKVFILLDPDKVDDEKVSQILSKYEDEEKVVGFLVGSSLLVRSDIQDFVKKLKGKTRKPVILFPGSHCQVVEGADAILFLSLLSGRNPQYLIDEQVRMAPLVKSYGIEPIPTAYLLFDSGKTTTVEFVTGTRPLPGDKVDLAVAHALAAEYLGFKLLYLEAGSGALNPVPGEIVRSIKENVKIPIIVGGGLNSKEKIINAFDSGADFVVIGNKLEEDPEFLRRIYG; encoded by the coding sequence ATGAGTTTGTACGAAAAATTATTTCTTGAGGGCGAGAAAAAGAAGGTATTCATCCTCTTAGATCCTGATAAAGTGGATGATGAAAAAGTATCCCAGATCCTTTCTAAGTATGAGGATGAAGAAAAGGTAGTGGGTTTCTTAGTGGGGAGTAGCCTCTTAGTAAGGTCAGATATACAGGATTTCGTGAAAAAGTTGAAAGGAAAAACAAGAAAGCCTGTTATCCTTTTCCCTGGGTCTCACTGTCAGGTAGTGGAAGGGGCTGATGCCATTCTCTTTCTTTCTCTTTTAAGTGGAAGGAATCCTCAGTATCTAATTGATGAACAGGTAAGGATGGCCCCCCTCGTGAAAAGTTACGGTATTGAGCCTATCCCAACGGCTTACCTTCTCTTCGATTCTGGCAAAACGACGACGGTTGAATTTGTTACGGGGACAAGACCTCTACCAGGGGATAAGGTAGATTTGGCGGTGGCACACGCCCTTGCAGCAGAATATCTTGGGTTTAAATTGTTATATTTGGAGGCAGGTTCTGGTGCCCTAAATCCGGTGCCCGGTGAAATTGTAAGGAGTATTAAGGAGAACGTTAAAATACCAATTATTGTGGGAGGAGGATTGAATTCAAAGGAAAAAATTATAAACGCCTTTGATAGTGGCGCAGACTTTGTAGTGATTGGAAACAAACTGGAGGAAGATCCAGAATTTTTGAGGAGGATATATGGTTAA
- a CDS encoding NAD(P)/FAD-dependent oxidoreductase: MEKDREVGRNVLCAEGISRGFYEIVKPERGVASEIKKIRILVENEVDFTLLSKSSFGYILERKIFDRLLFERAVEKGAVPLINSKFFDLKKEGNYYRVFVNRGGQILEFLSQYVVGADGPGSGVGLKAGMRAELRQGFTHYCSQVYLYDKSIEEDRIVFYYSEALTPGGYGWVFPKKKGFANVGVGVDTSWDSAEAGLKLFLEKYFPNGKILGALRGVVPWGGMDEVLYKDGVFLVGDAGRLADPMSGGGIANAYLSGKIAAESIATDSPESYPESLKKVLSRDYYISTTVKKVFYSLKRDELVEIFKDLKRSLDGQYLEDINAVSALKMVLGISPRIFGILVSHGGSKLNEFVRKIIS; the protein is encoded by the coding sequence GTGGAAAAAGATCGGGAAGTAGGAAGAAATGTACTTTGTGCAGAGGGTATCTCAAGAGGATTTTACGAAATCGTTAAACCAGAACGTGGAGTCGCGTCAGAGATTAAGAAGATCAGGATTCTTGTCGAAAACGAAGTTGATTTTACGCTCCTTTCAAAGAGCTCTTTTGGTTATATCTTAGAGCGAAAAATCTTTGATAGGTTGCTTTTCGAAAGGGCTGTTGAGAAAGGTGCAGTACCATTAATTAATTCCAAATTTTTTGACCTTAAGAAAGAAGGTAATTATTATCGGGTTTTTGTAAATCGTGGTGGTCAGATATTAGAGTTTCTTTCTCAGTATGTCGTGGGTGCAGATGGTCCCGGCTCCGGAGTCGGGCTGAAGGCGGGTATGAGGGCCGAATTAAGGCAGGGTTTCACGCACTATTGCTCTCAGGTTTATCTTTACGATAAAAGTATTGAAGAGGATAGAATCGTTTTTTACTATTCTGAAGCTCTTACTCCAGGTGGGTATGGATGGGTTTTCCCTAAGAAAAAAGGGTTTGCCAATGTGGGTGTAGGCGTTGATACTTCATGGGATTCTGCTGAAGCGGGTTTAAAACTTTTCCTTGAAAAGTACTTTCCCAATGGAAAAATTCTTGGGGCATTGCGAGGCGTTGTTCCTTGGGGAGGAATGGATGAGGTGCTCTATAAAGATGGTGTTTTCCTTGTTGGTGATGCTGGTAGATTGGCAGACCCTATGTCCGGTGGCGGTATAGCCAACGCTTACCTATCAGGGAAAATTGCTGCTGAGTCCATAGCAACGGATTCTCCGGAATCGTATCCCGAAAGCCTTAAAAAGGTTCTGAGTCGGGATTATTATATTTCAACTACGGTTAAAAAGGTTTTTTACTCGCTTAAACGGGACGAGCTTGTGGAAATCTTTAAGGATTTAAAAAGGTCTCTTGATGGGCAATATTTAGAGGACATTAATGCTGTCTCAGCTTTAAAGATGGTCTTAGGTATTTCCCCAAGAATTTTTGGCATTTTGGTTTCCCATGGAGGTAGTAAGTTAAATGAGTTTGTACGAAAAATTATTTCTTGA
- a CDS encoding SH3 domain-containing protein, with translation MKLFKDEDFYFRQPKGFTWREDKYFKYFKYGIWVLTIFLMVCSLLRKPSIYEKPGTKMAFAPEVKKDMEKYALTVPLYSKPDKGSEITKNYTNPNEKFIFLGRSKGQWIKVLDEDGDSGWINSFLLRFAPGK, from the coding sequence ATGAAACTCTTTAAAGACGAAGATTTTTATTTCAGGCAACCCAAGGGTTTTACCTGGAGAGAGGACAAATATTTCAAATACTTCAAATATGGAATTTGGGTGTTAACAATTTTCTTGATGGTCTGCTCTTTGCTTAGGAAGCCTTCCATATATGAGAAACCGGGTACAAAGATGGCTTTTGCCCCCGAAGTGAAGAAGGACATGGAAAAATACGCCCTTACCGTGCCGTTATACTCAAAACCTGATAAAGGGTCTGAAATTACGAAGAATTACACGAATCCTAACGAGAAATTCATTTTTCTTGGCCGTTCAAAAGGACAGTGGATAAAAGTTTTGGATGAAGATGGAGATTCGGGTTGGATTAACTCCTTTTTGCTCCGTTTTGCTCCAGGAAAATAG
- a CDS encoding PBP1A family penicillin-binding protein, with product MKDIVKSSFLLSLKIFGVALFIGIVILAIFWKFTPSPYVIEKYEPSLSTEVYDRKGRFVHAFYLQKREAVKLSKVPRNLINAFIAIEDKRFFQHNGIDIVRLFKSAIVDIISLRPVQGASTITQQLARNMFLTPQKAIVRKIKEILLAIKIERTFSKQEILEKYLNVIYFGNGLYGVQTASKYFFGKPVDSLNLAECALLAAIPKSPKLFSPISNYQRAIKRQRLILKQMKEEGFITEEEYQEALKTEIKINPASATSTGVVGPYFMDMVRNYVISRYGEDFLYKGGGKIYTTMDLDYQRVADSILPAMLDYFETAYKLKPAKKDFKKIEPTDQTPYLQGALITIDQNTGEILALVGGRDRSESEFNRATQALRQPGSAIKPFVYLTAIDNGYYGSDKVNDAPIVLYEGKEYEWRPKNFDNTYLGEITIRKALALSRNLATVDLILQVGPEAVASYARRCGFKTTIPPYPSIALGGISVSPMELTTAYCTIANYGKRVKPYFIRKIVNKAGVVLEENKPQATQVFDSTTVYILINLMKSVFTEGTALPAITAYGWSRPAAGKTGTTDDFRDTWFIGFTPDILTTVWVGYDSVRTIFKNATGAALALPIWTLYMKEILKDTLTRDFPVPPGIVFAETCDESGLLATQYCPKTHIEPFRSGDEPHEFCKIHAPSPTREKIKKLREEESKH from the coding sequence ATGAAGGATATTGTAAAAAGTTCCTTTCTTTTGAGCTTGAAAATTTTCGGTGTTGCCCTTTTCATCGGAATTGTTATTCTGGCTATATTCTGGAAATTTACCCCTTCACCTTATGTAATTGAAAAATACGAGCCGAGTCTCTCTACAGAGGTCTACGATAGAAAGGGTAGATTTGTTCATGCCTTTTACCTTCAAAAACGTGAGGCAGTCAAACTCTCAAAGGTGCCCCGTAATCTAATTAACGCTTTTATTGCTATCGAGGACAAAAGGTTTTTTCAGCACAACGGAATTGATATCGTGAGACTTTTTAAATCGGCCATTGTGGACATTATTTCCTTACGGCCCGTGCAAGGTGCTTCAACAATAACACAACAACTGGCAAGAAATATGTTTCTGACTCCTCAAAAGGCAATAGTAAGGAAAATTAAGGAAATACTCCTTGCTATCAAAATTGAAAGGACCTTCTCCAAGCAGGAAATCCTTGAGAAATACTTGAACGTTATTTACTTTGGAAACGGCCTTTACGGTGTGCAAACTGCAAGCAAGTATTTCTTCGGAAAACCTGTTGATAGTTTGAATCTTGCAGAATGTGCCCTTCTTGCTGCAATTCCGAAATCACCAAAACTCTTTTCACCCATTTCCAACTATCAAAGGGCAATTAAAAGGCAGAGACTAATCTTAAAACAAATGAAAGAAGAAGGTTTTATCACCGAAGAAGAATACCAAGAAGCACTGAAAACAGAAATCAAAATAAACCCTGCATCCGCAACGTCTACAGGGGTTGTAGGGCCATACTTTATGGATATGGTTAGAAATTATGTAATATCAAGATATGGCGAGGACTTTCTTTACAAGGGTGGCGGAAAAATCTACACGACGATGGATTTAGACTATCAGAGGGTTGCAGACTCAATTTTACCCGCAATGTTAGACTACTTTGAAACCGCATACAAACTAAAACCAGCAAAAAAAGACTTCAAAAAAATTGAACCAACTGACCAAACGCCATACCTCCAGGGGGCTTTGATAACCATCGATCAAAACACAGGGGAAATTCTTGCCCTTGTTGGAGGTAGAGACAGAAGCGAGAGTGAATTTAATAGGGCCACTCAGGCCTTGAGGCAACCGGGTTCTGCCATCAAGCCCTTTGTCTATCTCACTGCAATAGACAACGGTTATTACGGTTCTGACAAGGTAAACGACGCTCCCATAGTGCTCTACGAGGGAAAGGAGTACGAGTGGAGACCCAAGAATTTTGACAACACCTATCTCGGTGAGATTACTATTAGGAAGGCTCTCGCCCTTTCGAGAAATCTCGCCACGGTGGACTTAATACTTCAGGTGGGCCCTGAAGCCGTTGCTTCCTATGCAAGAAGATGTGGTTTTAAGACAACAATACCACCGTATCCTTCCATCGCCCTTGGTGGCATCTCGGTTTCTCCTATGGAGTTAACAACGGCTTACTGCACAATTGCAAATTACGGAAAAAGAGTAAAGCCCTATTTTATAAGGAAAATAGTTAACAAAGCAGGTGTAGTTCTTGAAGAAAATAAGCCACAGGCAACTCAAGTCTTTGACTCAACCACAGTTTATATTTTAATCAATCTAATGAAGTCAGTTTTCACAGAGGGTACAGCCCTTCCGGCTATCACTGCCTACGGCTGGTCGAGGCCTGCCGCCGGCAAAACAGGAACCACTGACGATTTCAGAGATACCTGGTTCATTGGATTTACACCGGACATCCTTACCACCGTTTGGGTAGGTTATGACTCGGTTAGAACAATTTTTAAAAATGCTACGGGTGCTGCCCTTGCTCTGCCCATATGGACTTTATATATGAAAGAAATACTCAAAGATACACTAACAAGGGATTTCCCTGTACCACCTGGGATTGTTTTCGCCGAAACCTGTGATGAATCAGGGCTCCTTGCCACTCAATATTGTCCTAAGACCCATATCGAACCTTTCAGAAGTGGAGATGAACCTCACGAGTTTTGCAAAATCCACGCACCTTCACCCACGAGAGAAAAGATCAAAAAACTAAGGGAAGAAGAATCTAAACACTGA